CTTACATTTTTGTAATTTAAAGTCGTTTTAAANNNNNNNNNNNNNNNNNNNNNNNNNNNNNNNNNNNNNNNNNNNNNNNNNNNNNNNNNNNNNNNNNNNNNNNNNNNNNNNNNNNNNNNNNNNNNNNNNNNNNNNNNNNNNNNNNNNNNNNNNNNNNNNNNNNNNNNNNNNNNNNNNNNNNNNNNNNNNNNNNNNNNNNNNNNNNNNNNNNNNNNNNNNNNNNNNNNNNNNNNNNNNNNNNNNNNNNNNNNNNNNNNNNNNNNNNNNNNNNNNNNNNNNNNNNNNNNNNNNNNNNNNNNNNNNNNNNNNNNNNNNNNNNNNNNNNNNNNNNNNNNNNNNNNNNNNNNNNNNNNNNNNNNNNNNNNNNNNNNNNNNNNNNNNNNNNNNNNNNNNNNNNNNNNNTTTTTTAATAATATAAATTTAAACAAAAATGAAGAAGGATGCAAAAAGTGTTATCAAATCTTTATTATTCATAATCATTAATTTTCGTATATATGTAAATCATATTAGGTAATTCCGTAGCTTTTATTTAAGGAAAGAATACACACTTCATATATTTTAGGTTAATATAATGTTCTCTAGTGTTATATAATTATGGAATAATGTGACACCATTATATTAAACTATACTTTATAGTAGATGCTCTAGAATTCTTTGAAATGGAATTTAGAAGGCATTTAGAGTGCCACTTAGGATTTGAGGTTTTTTTTAATTAATACAAAATTAAAGTTCTAATTTTTCAAATGCTTCTCAATTAATATATAGGAGATTAGTTGCTTATTGTTAAAAGAAAATATTGTTGGCCGCTGGTTGGTCCGACACCCTACACACAGAAGATATTTTATAACTTCAAATATGAAATTTTTTATTCTTAAAAAGAAATTTCAAAACTTCAAATTTGAAGTATTGAGAAGTGAAACTCTATATTTGAAGTTTTACTAATCAAAACTTCAAAACTTCAAATTTGAAGTTTCATATTTTTGTTTGCATTTTGGCCCCTACAATTACACATCACAATTAATATCATCGATAAAATTTAAGTCTTTTAGCAATATTTTTTCTCTCTTTTACTTTATTGTTCATATCTAATGTTTTTACAAGTATTAATATCACCCGTATTCAATAATTTTTAGCTTGTAATCTATAAATTAAAAATAAAGAGAGTCATTTTACTTCAGAATGCACTAGATGCTAGTAAAAGTTTTATGAATTTAAATTAATTATGACAAATATAAAATTATAATATAAAATAGAAATAGTTTTGAAGTTAATTCTGAAAGTTTACTTTTGGAGAACAATACCTTTAAATTTCAAATATAGAATTTTAGAAACTTCAAAATAGAATGTCTTTTTGGAGATGCTCTGTATATTAATTTAGATTCTTAGTTTTTATCTATGGTTGACAAGTCATAATTAGTCCACTTAATTAATGGGGGTGATTGGTTGAGTTTACTCTCTTTACTTTAGCTTTATTTACTTTTAAATCACTAAACTTTACCTATCATGTTGTACCTTTATTTTTAATAGTTAAAACCTAAATCAAATTTCTATAAATTTTTACCAATCATGCTTTAACTTTATTTTTAAAGCTACAACAAAAAAACTAAAGCAATTTTTTTTAATGTATTTTAGGTAAAAAACCTAAAGCTTTCCTTTATAGGCTGTAGATTCTGTGAAATAAAAAACTATCTATAATATCAGAAAAATTAGATAATCATAATTAAAAATATCTATAAATATTTAATTCAATTTTGGATGTTGTAAAATTTATTGAAATATTTTAAATAAAATATATATTATTTACATATCACATTTTAAATACCAATAAACTTTGAGAATTTATAAAAAAAAATAATATAAATTATTTAATTGATAAAAAAAATAATTATTTTATATATACATTACAGATTTCACATATTTTATTTTAAAATATCTACAACCACAGCTACAACAAATTTAACTACAACAAAAGTCTCTGCAAAAAAATCTACAGTAACAATTTTACAGCTACAACCAATTTAAATACATTTAAACTTTTACAGCTAAATTTTTAGAGCCACAGTTGAACCAATCATCACCAATAACTTAGTGCGTACTTAGTGCGTCATACTTGATTTTTTTTTACATCAACATAACCAAACTCTTCTAAGATTCTGCAAACCATAACGGTAACTCTATATCCATATGAACGACAAACAACGATTGCTGCCTAACATTCCATGCAAGACTCTCTGCCCTTGTATTCTGCGTCCAGGGTAAATGAATGAGCTCTGAATGATTGAAACTTCTTTTTAGTATCTTGATATCTTCCAAATAACTTGCAGAAGCAGACAATTTTTCTGGTTCTGAAACCATCTTCACTAATTGAGAACAATCTGTTGCAAACTTAACGTGATATTGTCTTAAGTTCCTCATACTTGATTATTTACATGAAATCTCAATAATCAATAAATATATTAATAATATATTAATTTTAACTATAAATTTAATTTTTTTTTAGTTATAACAAAAATCTGTTGAGAAAAAAATCTAACAAAACCCTACCAAACTTTTAAAATATTTATTAATAAAATTTCATTGATTAATTTAAAAATTAGTAATATAATATTACTCTAATTAATGTTAATTAAATTTAATCACAAATCAAAAGAAAATAAAAATTATATGCTATTTTTATAAATGTCATCATTATAATCTATATTATATTAAAATAAAGGTGACGTATGAATTAAATATGACAAAATTATATTAAATTGGTAGATTACCAAGTTATTTTAAAATGCTTTCATTTAAACAAATTATCATTCATCATTAAAATAGGTTTAATTCATAAAATATGTAATATCTTATAACTAAACAAATAGCATTTTTATTATATAACTAAATAAATTTTTAAAATGCATTGTATGCAATAAAAATTAATAACAAGGTATAATGTATTAAATATTATCACTAAATGTTAATAATGTCGATTAAGAAACCTATAAATAAGATTATAAAGTCACGCAATATATAAAACTAAAATGTGACAATATATTTTTATAATAATATCAAAGTTATATATTTTTGAAATAAAAAAAACATTGGTATGTGTCAAACTCTAGTATATAGATATAAATCACACATGAGACACATAACAAGTGCCCCTCATATACTACTGCCCCTGGACAATCTCGAGACTTATTTGTAGAAGAATCGACACAAAGGTCACGTGGTGGTAGGCCATTAAAGCCTTCTCAAAGACTGAAAAACATGGAATGGTTCACAGTTCCAGTCAAGGGAAGACGGAGTAGAGGTAAAGCCCCTTATCACTAACTTCACAACAATATCGTGCTAGTGTCGACTTTACACTACGGGATTGCTTTCTTGTTTCTCAAGAATTAAACTCTTATGTATGATGGTTTTATTTTGAACTCTTAGAGCATGATTAACCCCGATACGTTAGCCGGGGTTCTTAACTCATGATTTGACATTTTTTATTTTTTTTTTACATTTTTCGGCTAAGAAACGACTTATGACCTCATATCTGTAACTTTTCTACCATTTTAATTGAAATCCTTTCATCAAAAAAAAATTACAAGGTTTTATTTGCTAAGTATGGTGATCTTTAACATGTCTCCACCTCCGACCAGGGAATCCGCACGAAGCGAGGCCAAAATGGTTATCTTCACCCCCATGGACGATCTTTTCAAGAAAACAGGTCTGCACCCTAAAAAAATCGATATCCTCATTGTTAACTGCTCACTATTCTCACCAACGCCATCTCTCTCCTCCAACAAGTACAAGCTCGAGTAACATCAAAAGCTTGAACCTCTCCGGGATGCGCTTGCCTTATCTCTGTCGATGTAGCCCGTGACTTGTTACAAGTCTACCCTAACTCCAACGCATTGATAGTTAACTAATGACTATCAGGGAAAGAGAGAGCTATGTTGCTCCGAAATTGTCTCTTCCGCATGGGGGCTGCCGCCATTCTTCCGCAGATCCGACAGGTGGAGCTAAGTACAAGCTATGCCACCTTGTCAGGACACGCCTGTTTGCCGAAGACAAGTTGTATTATTGTGGTTACAAGAAGGAAGACAATGATGGTCACGTCGGAAATAATTTGTCTAAAGATCTAATGGCTATCCATAACGAGAGAGTTACGAGAGGCATGTTCCTTTCAATAAGGTTAGATATGGACAAAGCCGAAAGAGACGACACAATAGCAAAAATGTTCATATCTGCGTAACATATATATCTCTAGTACTGTTTTTCATTTAGAGTGTGATTCTTCTGGTTTCTTTTCAGGTTCTCGCCACGTATCAAATACTGATATCGTATTTTTTTTATTTTTAGACTTTTGGAAAGACATTCTTATTTCTTTATTTTTAGAATATTGGAATGGCATTCATATTCTTAACGTTGCCCTTGAATCTGCTTATTTGAGTTTGAGTTTAATCAATAAAGAATCTAAACGGAAACTCTGATGACAACCTTAAAGTGAATAGTTTCTTTACCTTATTTGGTCTCTATCTCTTTTGCCCTACATATATGTAAATGGGTACACGAACACCACAGACTAAACGAGTTAAATTCTACATATATTCTCCAGCACAGCTTCTCTCAACATCACACACATCTGACTTTGCTCAGATTCTCAAGTGCTTGTCCGAGCTATCTCATCAAATCGAAGAAGGACAGAGCTCTTTAGGGTTCTTTCAGATACTGATTTGCTTATCTCTTCTTCCTTTGTTTCATACAATTTTTCTTTCATCAGTCGGTTTATAATGGGCCAACAGATTCTCTTGCAAAGGCCTGCTGATGTACTAGACTCTCTCCTCTAGGCTCTTCTTCTAATCAGGCATCTTTTGATGAAAAGTATTTGTTGACCAAAAAAAGGGTTCTCCAGCACATTCATACATTCAAAGTTAAACTCCAAATAAGAAACAAAAAAAAAGGAAGTGAAGTGAAGAACTTCCAGTCGTCTCTCGGCCTACTTCAACTCTTTCGGACCTTTGACCATAGTGCATTTTTTTCCTGGAAATTAACATTTCGATAATAACTTTAACGACCTAAATCATTTCTTTATAGTGGAGATTCGAAACCAGTTACAAAGACATAACTTCACCAGAAGAAAGTTTTAAATAATCAATGAACTATTAGCCCTAAATCACCCATTTAATTATCAAAATTGTTGGCTGAAAAAGTAAAAAATTAAAAATTCAGCAGGTTCTTCACTTTGGTCTTAGGCTCTTAGACTCAAATTTGCTCTTTAGCAGACTGGACTAGTATGAGCTTGTTGTATCAACTTTACATTACCTAGTAATGAAATTTACATTTGTAACAAAAAAAAAAGGTTGCGTCCAAACCAAACCGGGTAATTTTAAGGTAAGTTTTTCAACACTCGTTAATCATGCTAATACACAATATAAGAAAAATTATATAGATGATACTATAGCCAAAATTCTACTTGTCTTATGAAAATCCACATCTAATTGCGAGCTATCTTATGAGATCCTTTTCTGACAGTATTTTTATCGCCATGCCGAAGATCTCTAATAAATATTTTCTTTAATATTCTGCATAATTCATATTTTCTTGGAATCGAAACTCAAACTTTTTTGATGTAGAATCATTAATGAATCATTAATCAAACCACTAGATCAAGGAAACTTCTACATTTTAAGGTGAATTAGGATTTTGATTTGGACCAGCCTTAAAAATCTGCTTCACATATGATAATTCGATGTGAATGTCAATCTCCGACGGTGCTAATTATCTCCCTATGTAGTGAACTATAATATCACTAAATGTAATAAAAACTATCATGTCTTTGTAAAGAATAGAGTGACCATCCTAAAGATTTAGAACAAGATAGCAGTGCTTCGACTTAATAATAGTCAAGATGAAGATGTCCCGCTCTGGAAACAGAGGGAAGGGAAGTTTGATAGAAGATTCTCAACAAAAAAGACTTGGCTGCAGTTGAGACATAAACAATCTTGCTCATGGAGTAAAGGCATATGGTTCCCTAGCCAACACCGAATTTACTCTTTCCTCCTCTGGGTTGCTCTTCGGAATCATCTGCAAACATGCGATCGAAGGCATATTTGGAATAATGCAGTCAATCAGATTTGTATACTGTGCAATGAAGCTGATGAAACTCGTCACCATCTCTTCTTCAGTTGTCGGTATACTAAGCAGATATGGAAGGCTCTTGTAGGGGGAATTTCGCAAGTGTCCTTCACCTCAGATTGGAATGAGATCATCGGGATGATTTCAAACCCAACGCTCACCCCCACAAAGACCTTTCTCCTTCGATACACCTTTCAAGCAACAGTACATTCGATTTGGAGAGAACACATCGCAGACACGGTGAACAGCCGAAACATACAGGCTGTCTTATCAAGTTTGTGGACAAGACGGTCAGGCTTAGACTGTTATCAGTTAAAGGACTGGGACATCAATATCTGGAAGAAGGACTGGTCACTTGGTCTGGGTCTCGTCAAGACCATTCCTAAACATATGAAGAATCACAAGTTCTCTCGTCTCCTATAGAATCAATTTTTTTGATTTTTTAACACAAAGCTGAAACAATTGATTTACAAAGTTTTTGATTGAATAAAATTTCACATTTATTCAAAAAAAAATCATGGTGAAATACTCAGGGTTTTTGAAAACAAATATTGAAATTATTATAAATTAAAACTGACGGAAGCCAGTGATTAGTAAACTAACAAAACAAAAATTTATCATTCTTTCATGGTATTATTGAATTTTCTGATCATGAATATTCTATTAATCTAAAAACATCAACTGCAGTAGTTTTTCAACAAAATAAGTTCGTCTAATAGTGCCCCAAAGCTAGAGACTAATTTTGATTTGTTATTTTTAAATAGTTTGTCCTAACCAAACATGGGGTTTTTGGGTTTTATTATTTCTCTTTATTTTAAGGTATCCAAGGTTTTTTTTTCTCTTCGTAACAAAATAAACTATTTGCAAGCGTTCCAAACAAGTCTCTATTTTGCATATTATTCTTTTATATAAGAGTCCCCTAAAAGAAATTTGTTCATTTACCTTTTTTGTTTGTTTAAGAATACTGACAACTGGGTCAAAACCATTGCTACCCAAAAAGGAAAGAAATAATTAAAAAAAGACTTTTACAGAAAAAGAATAATAACAAAAACCACAAAAAAGTCTTCGATAAACAAAAATGAATGTAGAGAAAGAAATTAACGAGGAAGGAAGGAAACCGTGGAGATGGGACCACACAAGAAATCCATTGGGGATAAAGAAGCTAACCAATTAAAACACTTTTACAAGATTAGCTTCAAAAGTCGACCAATCAAAATCGAGATAAGACTTCAAGGTGGGTCCCAATTGAAGACATAACCACTTAAAAAGCGCATAAAGAGATCCTCTGACACAAGAGAACACACTTTCATGCGGGACGTAGACCTCTCAATCTCAAACAACCAATATTCTAGTACCTTAAAGTCAAGGCCCTCGTGCTCTCTCTCCTTGTTGATTTTTTTTTTTTCATTTGGTTATTAATATGAAAAGTTTAGCGAATGGTGTTAGAGCTAAGACGGCGAGGACCTGTGACAACTGCTTTAAGAAGCGGGCGCATTGGTTCTGCGCCGCGGACGAGGCTTTTCTTTGCCAGTCATGCGACACTTCGGTCCACTCAGCGAATCTTCTCGCTCGCCGGCACGAGAGAGTTCGTTTGAAAGATACCTCTCCTCAGCAAGGAGCTCCAACGTGGCATCACGGGTTCACTCGTAAACCTAGGACTCCACGTGGATCTGGCAAGAGGAACAATTCGTCGACTTTTCATGATATGGTGCCGGAGATTACTGCGGAGGGTCAGACGGACAGCTCTGAGGTTGAAGGGCCGCTGATCTGTCAAGTGCCGGTTCTTGATCCAATGGTGGTTGAGCCGAAGATCAAGTTTCCTACGATGAGAAGTGCTGTAATGATCGATGGTCATGAGGACGAAGACAAGGATGAGAGTTGTCTAAATGGGATTTTCCCAACCAACATGGAGGTTGAGGACTTCGCTGCTGACGTTGAGACACTACTCGGTCACGGGTTAGACAAAGAGTCTTATACAATGGAGGAACTAGGATTATCTAATACAGAAATGTTAAAAAAAGACGAGATAGAGGACAAAGAAACAAAAGCCATGAACATGGACATAGAAATATGCGATGATGATCAGGGCAACCGGGATGGAACGATGCCGTTTGATCTGAACTATCCACAAAACGCATACGAAGAAGATGCAATAAAGAATGTTGAAAGTAGTGGTGAATGTGTTCAGGGGAAGGAGGCGGAGAAAAAGAATGTTCTAATGTTGAGTTTAGACTACGACCAGGTGATATCAACTTGGGGAGGCCAAGGTCCACCGTGGACATCAGGAGGGCCACCAGAATTAGACATAAACATCAGCGGTTCACCGGTTGTTTCCAAGGTAACTACAGAACAAGATTTTTTTTTTTTTTTTGTGAATGACTAGGAGGTTTTGAGTCCGAATTTCTGTATCGAGACCCAAACCATTTTAAATTAATCCTTGTTAGAAGAGCAGGCCCCTCCTAACGAACCTATGACTCCTTAGATCTCTACTAAATGATTCAAGAGTTATAGCCACTAGAGTAACTCAATGTTGGTAGAAACTCCCCTTTTTTTTTTTTATCGAAAATGGGTCTTTCTTTAACAGCTAGATTAGTTGTTGTTGTTTATGTATTACCTTAGGTCCAAGTTAGACGTGGTATCCAAACTATCTAACGTTGAAACTGTGTGTGTTTAGAGGGACAATGGAAGAAAAAGTCGTAAGAAGCGTCGCGTTGGTGGATGTTTACCCTCAAGTGTGGTTGGGGATGGAGGAAGAGAAGCTAGGGTTTCGAGGTACAGAGAAAAGAAGAAGACGAGATCGTTTACGAAGA
The DNA window shown above is from Brassica oleracea var. oleracea cultivar TO1000 chromosome C3, BOL, whole genome shotgun sequence and carries:
- the LOC106333427 gene encoding zinc finger protein CONSTANS-LIKE 16-like, with the translated sequence MKSLANGVRAKTARTCDNCFKKRAHWFCAADEAFLCQSCDTSVHSANLLARRHERVRLKDTSPQQGAPTWHHGFTRKPRTPRGSGKRNNSSTFHDMVPEITAEGQTDSSEVEGPLICQVPVLDPMVVEPKIKFPTMRSAVMIDGHEDEDKDESCLNGIFPTNMEVEDFAADVETLLGHGLDKESYTMEELGLSNTEMLKKDEIEDKETKAMNMDIEICDDDQGNRDGTMPFDLNYPQNAYEEDAIKNVESSGECVQGKEAEKKNVLMLSLDYDQVISTWGGQGPPWTSGGPPELDINISGSPVVSKRDNGRKSRKKRRVGGCLPSSVVGDGGREARVSRYREKKKTRSFTKTIRYEVRKLNAENKPRMKGRFVKRASFAASAGNSPLGVNN